In Nilaparvata lugens isolate BPH chromosome 5, ASM1435652v1, whole genome shotgun sequence, the following proteins share a genomic window:
- the LOC111050590 gene encoding leucine-rich repeat-containing protein 24: protein MLWWLLVTLIGVLGRSAVHGCPLSCICKWKGGKQSVECVNKGLITIPDGMDQGTQVLDFSGNNLQHLPRERFQRMGLINLQKIFLPKCKISQIDDRSFKGLTNLVELDLSENLIATIPTETFFDYPSLMRLMLNGNSIKEIKSGAFQPLSFLTNLDLNNCRIEKIEDGSFVGLESLEWLKLDNNNIARIEGNQILPETLHGIDLHHNPWLCDCKLLDLRAWLLNFNTPQTIEPKCVGPNRLKGYPVRTVEIDDLACLPDVTPTTLYLEIAEGKNISLLCRVSATPEAKVSWWFQGNILQNDSVVAPGLHLYYFIEEGTTEKRSELFIFNTNIEDNGTFVCVAENPAGRAQSNYTIRIVLKEEPVVGLAVFPYEYVIIISAAVSVLALLMAVTIALCLIRCRRRRRRRRKKERSKQVALDTPQQYSKAPSCREGGEHITRLGPSTVNAIPAKVNGSVVMAERQPHEMLLYATGGGGMVVVPNNTCTAYGSPTSSLRSYPLEQNPDLLNDMEAVNKERRLKSKEGDASEPKEQQQLETVIEETQQQTAQPQQPPLPSWPTDRYKPSMGTLPRGISGSRELYQQQHLTADVHLSPGKFIGNDGFPMDYGLPKVSGHFPVLVSANTFYRTLPHKSTRHTAANPTARYSREAEFLSTSSQRQASYEHFGAPADVRYTAEGYPCATQPPFIEPPCHPAYTLPSPPAQYKGSQTAAAEPQDKAAQWPETSPDAMLPDHRTQPDREPAHVSAHNSLRLQPVLTESPDEGFEGDSVETAEI, encoded by the exons ATGTTGTGGTGGCTGCTAGTCACTTTGATTGGTGTTTTGGGGAGATCAGCCGTTCATGGTTGTCCCCTTTCCTGCATCTGCAAGTGGAAAGGTGGGAAACAATCCGTTGAATGTGTCAACAAAGGCTTGATAACCATTCCTGATGGCATGGATCAAGGAACACAGGTGTTGGACTTCTCGGGGAACAATCTGCAACATCTGCCCAGGGAGCGATTCCAGCGTATGGGTCTCATCAACCTACAGAAAATATTTCTGCCGAAGTGTAAGATATCTCAGATTGATGACAGATCTTTCAAAGGCCTCACGAATTTGGTCGAACTGGATCTTTCAGAGAATTTAATAGCGACTATACCGACAGAAACGTTTTTCGACTACCCTTCATTGATGAGACTGATGCTCAACGGTAACTCGATCAAGGAGATCAAATCAGGCGCTTTCCAGCCGTTATCGTTTCTCACAAAtcttgatttgaataattgtcGAATAGAGAAGATAGAAGACGGGTCATTTGTAGGACTTGAGAGTCTGGAATGGCTGAAActtgataacaataatattgccCGCATTGAAGGTAATCAGATACTACCAGAGACACTTCACGGTATTGACCTTCATCATAATCCATGGTTGTGTGACTGTAAGCTCCTAGATCTCAGAGCCTGGCTTCTGAATTTCAATACTCCTCAAACTATTGAGCCAAAATGTGTGGGACCGAACAGGTTGAAGGGTTATCCTGTGAGAACTGTGGAGATAGATGACTTGGCTTGTCTCCCTGATGTTACACCGACAACTCTCTATCTAGAGATTGCGGAAGGAAAGAATATTTCGTTGCTGTGTCGTGTCTCAGCGACTCCTGAAGCGAAAGTATCGTGGTGGTTCCAGGGCAATATTTTGCAAAACGATTCGGTAGTAGCACCGGGTCTAcatctttattatttcattgaggAAGGGACTACTGAGAAGAGGAGTGAGCTTTTTATATTTAACACGAATATTGAAGATAATGGAACGTTTGTTTGTGTGGCTGAGAATCCTGCTGGAAGAGCACAGTCGAATTACACTATAAGAATTGTTTTGAAAGAGGAGCCAGTAGTTGGACTGGCAGTGTTCCCTTACGAGTATgtgataataatttcagcagCAGTTTCGGTTTTAGCGTTGCTTATGGCTGTTACCATTGCGCTCTGTTTGATAAGGTGTAGAAGGAGACGGAGAAGGCGACGAAAAAAGGAGAGGAGCAAGCAAGTAGCACTTGACACTCCCCAGCAATACTCGAAGGCTCCTAGTTGTAGGGAGGGTGGCGAGCACATAACAAGGCTGGGACCGAGCACAGTGAATGCGATCCCAGCCAAAGTGAACGGGTCAGTGGTGATGGCCGAGAGGCAACCGCATGAGATGCTGTTGTACGCGACAGGGGGAGGTGGGATGGTAGTGGTACCCAATAATACATGCACCGCGTACGGGAGTCCCACGTCTTCCCTGAGGAGCTACCCTCTGGAACAGAATCCCGACCTGCTCAACGACATGGAGGCAGTGAACAAGGAGAGGAGGTTGAAAAGCAAGGAAGGTGACGCGAGTGAGCCTAAGGAACAGCAGCAGCTAGAGACTGTCATCGAGGAGACGCAGCAGCAGACGGCCCAACCCCAGCAGCCTCCGTTGCCCAGCTGGCCCACTGACCGCTACAAGCCCTCGATGGGCACACTGCCCCGTGGCATATCAGGGAGCCGCGAGCTCTACCAGCAGCAGCACCTCACAGCTGACGTCCACCTCTCGCCGGGGAAGTTCATTGGCAACGACGGCTTCCCCATGGACTATGGACTGCCCAAGGTCAGCGGTCATTTCCCTGTGCTGGTGTCTGCCAACACGTTCTACAGAACGCTGCCGCACAAGTCGACACGCCACACTGCTGCCAACCCAACTGCTAG GTACTCTCGAGAGGCCGAGTTCCTGTCGACGTCGTCGCAACGGCAGGCGTCCTACGAGCACTTCGGCGCACCAGCCGATGTCCGTTACACGGCAGAGGGCTACCCATGCGCCACGCAGCCACCCTTCATAGAACCACCCTGTCACCCGGCGTACACGCTGCCTTCTCCCCCGGCGCAGTACAAGGGGAGTCAAACGGCGGCGGCGGAGCCCCAAGATAAGGCGGCCCAGTGGCCTGAGACATCACCGGACGCGATGCTTCCGGACCACCGGACGCAACCGGACCGCGAGCCGGCACACGTCTCGGCACACAACTCGCTGCGTCTGCAGCCGGTGCTCACCGAGAGTCCAGACGAGGGCTTCGAGGGTGACTCCGTCGAAACGGCGGAAATTTGA